In a single window of the Methylophaga frappieri genome:
- a CDS encoding PilZ domain-containing protein, with translation MPADFEEKRDFQRLNLTDRVHFRATNHTGIYRGLTLDISASGMRMQTDAELTAGETLTLIIPSHHSALKPFSAEAVVIRIENTHPDAPKVVSLNFTDVF, from the coding sequence ATGCCTGCTGATTTCGAAGAAAAAAGAGACTTCCAGCGCCTTAACCTAACCGATCGGGTGCATTTTAGGGCTACCAATCACACCGGTATTTATCGCGGGCTAACACTGGATATCAGTGCTAGCGGTATGCGCATGCAGACTGACGCCGAGTTGACCGCTGGCGAGACACTGACCTTGATCATCCCCAGTCACCATTCAGCGTTAAAACCCTTCAGCGCTGAAGCCGTGGTAATTCGTATCGAAAATACTCACCCGGACGCGCCCAAAGTCGTATCGCTGAATTTTACTGACGTTTTCTAA
- the coq7 gene encoding 2-polyprenyl-3-methyl-6-methoxy-1,4-benzoquinone monooxygenase produces MQQPFSFVDHLILNLDRAVTTLWGQPAGTGRANPADSVNSEPLSKAEQKHNAGLMRVNHAGEVAAQALYQGQALTARLPEVRAAMEHAALEENDHLIWCDQRLQSLHSHRSILNPLWYIGSFTIGAIAGKAGDNWSLGFVGETERQVTRHLDQHLNTLAGPDNATRAVLEQMKIDEIEHGEQAMAAGGSVLPAPVRQLMRLTSKIMTRSSYWV; encoded by the coding sequence ATGCAACAACCATTTTCATTTGTCGATCATCTGATATTGAACCTGGATAGGGCTGTCACGACGCTTTGGGGGCAACCTGCTGGCACAGGCCGAGCTAATCCGGCAGATTCAGTAAATAGCGAACCGCTCTCGAAAGCGGAGCAAAAACACAACGCAGGGTTGATGCGGGTTAACCATGCTGGAGAAGTAGCGGCACAGGCTTTATACCAAGGACAAGCATTAACTGCCCGCCTGCCTGAAGTGCGTGCTGCAATGGAGCATGCTGCGTTGGAAGAAAATGATCATTTAATTTGGTGCGACCAGCGTTTGCAATCTCTGCATTCACATCGCAGCATTCTAAATCCACTTTGGTATATCGGTTCTTTCACAATTGGTGCCATTGCCGGTAAGGCTGGAGATAACTGGAGTCTTGGGTTTGTGGGTGAAACGGAAAGACAAGTTACCCGCCATCTGGATCAGCATCTGAATACTCTTGCCGGTCCAGATAATGCGACACGTGCCGTTTTAGAACAGATGAAAATCGATGAGATTGAACACGGTGAACAGGCGATGGCGGCCGGTGGCAGTGTCTTACCAGCGCCCGTGCGGCAGTTGATGCGCCTAACCTCAAAAATCATGACGCGAAGCAGCTACTGGGTTTAA
- a CDS encoding GGDEF domain-containing protein produces MSHRCNSLRIIDNLAEITSHHDRQVLEKSLLKTLNELFPGQSMRLFRVRHHQRQDDQEVTLLAFCVNDVIVSSDENPSLNQESVWLHEIMSDAVKQGGIQVRQAEDGSNHIAYPAFDSHGDIFAVLVHHCQQQPDSASQRLIHGILRVYANYLALIDKSQRDKLTNLYNRETLDEQITKILVKQSDDLNKLSVSAVDSRRRHYAVRYWLGLVDIDNFKRINDTYGHLFGDEVLILVARLMTSGAIRDDDLIFRYGGEEFVVLLKAAQESDAQQAFERLRRIVSAHVFPQIDGVTVSIGFVEVADQVSPADVLGQADDALYYAKQQGRDQVHNYQQLVTGGKIAIPPPVNNDSSLELF; encoded by the coding sequence ATGTCACACCGTTGTAACAGCCTTCGTATTATTGATAATTTAGCGGAAATTACTAGCCATCACGATCGTCAAGTACTGGAAAAAAGTCTTCTAAAGACGCTGAACGAATTATTCCCGGGCCAATCAATGCGGCTCTTTCGCGTACGCCACCATCAACGACAAGATGATCAGGAAGTCACGCTACTGGCTTTTTGTGTGAACGATGTCATTGTGTCATCTGATGAAAACCCGAGTTTGAATCAAGAAAGTGTTTGGCTGCATGAAATTATGAGTGATGCTGTCAAACAAGGCGGTATTCAGGTGAGGCAGGCCGAAGATGGTTCAAATCACATTGCTTATCCAGCCTTTGATTCTCATGGCGATATTTTTGCCGTGCTAGTGCATCATTGTCAGCAACAGCCAGATAGCGCTTCGCAGCGACTTATTCACGGCATCCTTCGTGTCTATGCGAATTATCTGGCGCTGATTGACAAGAGCCAGCGCGATAAACTTACCAACCTATACAACCGTGAAACACTGGATGAGCAGATAACCAAGATTTTGGTTAAGCAGAGCGATGATTTAAATAAATTATCGGTTTCAGCTGTTGATAGCAGGCGGCGTCACTATGCTGTTCGTTACTGGTTGGGATTAGTCGATATTGATAATTTCAAACGTATTAATGACACTTATGGTCATTTATTTGGTGATGAAGTGTTGATTTTGGTTGCCAGATTAATGACGTCAGGCGCTATTCGGGATGATGATTTAATCTTTCGTTATGGTGGTGAAGAGTTTGTTGTCCTGCTCAAAGCGGCGCAGGAAAGTGATGCGCAACAGGCTTTTGAGCGACTCCGGCGAATTGTTTCAGCGCATGTATTCCCGCAAATTGACGGGGTCACGGTGAGTATTGGTTTTGTTGAAGTGGCAGATCAAGTATCGCCAGCGGATGTCCTTGGACAGGCTGATGATGCATTATATTACGCCAAACAACAGGGCCGGGATCAGGTTCATAATTATCAACAATTGGTTACTGGGGGCAAAATAGCGATTCCGCCTCCGGTCAATAACGATAGTAGTCTGGAGTTATTCTGA
- a CDS encoding chemotaxis protein encodes MATFIDSIDERTKLAGTNHLEVLLFSLGTNDSTGRNELFGINVFKVREVLNVPEITGAPEMPEGVEGFVSLRGDMVPIINLQKFCKLSSTEKPGILMVTEYNAHVQGFLVTAVDTIQRLSWERVKEPPPLISKRLGGLVTAVAELQDQRLVMIMDVEKVLADAGGFYDESVFDGIEKLTDAEQHKILFADDSLVARKQISETLDHLGVSYTSVVNGAQAWRLLVKLADQCEQEGRALKSEISLVLTDVEMPEMDGYVLTQKIKADPRMADIPVIMHSSLTATANQAMGMGVGSDAYVSKFQPHALAEALKKLL; translated from the coding sequence ATGGCGACATTCATTGACTCCATAGATGAGCGAACCAAACTAGCCGGAACAAATCATCTGGAAGTGCTGTTATTCAGCTTGGGTACCAATGATAGCACTGGTCGTAATGAGTTGTTCGGAATTAATGTTTTTAAAGTGCGCGAAGTGCTGAATGTGCCAGAAATTACCGGTGCGCCAGAAATGCCAGAGGGCGTCGAAGGATTTGTTAGTCTGCGTGGCGACATGGTGCCTATTATTAATTTGCAGAAATTTTGTAAATTATCGTCTACCGAAAAGCCGGGAATCCTGATGGTCACAGAATATAACGCCCACGTTCAGGGGTTTCTGGTGACCGCTGTCGATACCATCCAGCGATTGAGTTGGGAGCGTGTCAAAGAACCCCCACCATTGATATCCAAACGGCTTGGTGGGTTGGTGACTGCTGTTGCCGAATTACAAGACCAGCGGTTGGTTATGATCATGGATGTTGAGAAAGTGCTTGCTGATGCGGGTGGTTTCTATGATGAGAGTGTGTTTGATGGCATTGAAAAACTGACAGATGCCGAGCAACACAAAATCCTTTTTGCTGACGATTCTTTAGTTGCCCGTAAACAGATTTCAGAAACCCTGGATCATCTCGGTGTCAGCTATACCAGTGTCGTGAATGGTGCCCAAGCCTGGCGTTTGTTAGTGAAGCTGGCCGACCAATGTGAACAGGAAGGCCGTGCATTAAAATCCGAGATAAGCCTGGTGCTAACGGATGTTGAAATGCCGGAAATGGATGGTTACGTTTTGACACAAAAAATCAAAGCCGATCCGCGCATGGCTGATATCCCCGTCATTATGCATTCCTCGCTAACTGCGACTGCGAATCAGGCGATGGGGATGGGCGTGGGTTCTGATGCTTATGTATCTAAGTTTCAGCCACATGCGCTTGCGGAGGCATTAAAAAAACTGCTTTAA
- the rnr gene encoding ribonuclease R, which produces MTKKQLQDPFAEREAQKYDHPIASREMILALLKDLKAPLSQKNIARQLGIKGETDLEALRRRLRAMERDGQILRNRKNAYGVVSKMNLVSGRVAGHPDGFGFLIPDEGGEDLFLSEREMRVVLHGDKALARVSGIDRRGRQEGAIVEVVQRANEKVVGRLHQDAGFYYLVPHNRRISQDILIQPQDLLDAKPGQIVEAAITEHPNKHRSPLGKITNVLGDHMAPGMEIDIALRSFELPHEWSSNALAQANAFGEHIPETAIDGRLDLRDMPLVTIDGADARDFDDAVYAEALENGRWKLWVAIADVAYYVRPDDALDNTAQERATSVYFPSQVIPMLPEALSNGLCSLNPAVDRLCMACEMTLNANGELESYQFHEAVMNSKARLIYEQVAEIISTPDSPLREKFADVLPGLDTMYRLFKVMLAAREARGAIDFEMTETQFFFDAHRKIERIEPRQRNDAHRLIEEFMICANVAAASCLLKNKLPALYRIHETPSEEKRDALREFLAELGLFLGGGDDPKPAHYASLLKTASKRPDSHLLQTVMLRSMKQAVYSPENIGHFGLGLDAYAHFTSPIRRYPDLLVHRALKHIIHKQKKAAWTYSEEDMVQLGEHCSMASRRADEATRDVSDWLKCEYMQERVGEVHDGVISGVTGFGLFVELSDIYIEGLIHVTALKNDYYQFDPIGHRLLGERTRKVYRLGDNLRVKVVRVDLDERKIDLELA; this is translated from the coding sequence ATGACTAAGAAACAATTGCAAGACCCTTTCGCTGAGCGTGAAGCGCAGAAATACGATCATCCCATCGCCAGTCGCGAGATGATCCTGGCGCTTCTTAAAGATCTGAAAGCTCCCCTCTCACAGAAAAATATTGCCCGCCAACTTGGCATAAAAGGTGAAACTGACCTTGAAGCATTGCGCCGCCGGCTTCGAGCGATGGAGCGTGATGGTCAAATTTTGCGCAATCGCAAAAACGCCTACGGTGTGGTATCAAAAATGAATCTGGTCAGTGGTCGCGTTGCCGGCCATCCAGATGGGTTCGGTTTTCTCATTCCTGATGAAGGTGGTGAGGACCTATTTTTAAGTGAGCGCGAAATGCGCGTCGTTTTGCACGGTGACAAAGCACTGGCAAGAGTCAGTGGTATTGATCGACGCGGGCGGCAGGAAGGCGCCATTGTTGAAGTTGTGCAGCGTGCCAACGAGAAGGTGGTTGGTCGCTTACACCAAGATGCCGGTTTCTATTATCTGGTGCCGCATAATCGCCGCATTAGTCAGGATATTCTGATTCAGCCACAGGATCTACTCGATGCAAAACCGGGGCAGATTGTCGAGGCTGCCATTACTGAACACCCTAATAAACATCGTTCGCCTCTTGGCAAAATCACTAACGTCCTGGGCGATCATATGGCGCCTGGTATGGAAATTGACATCGCCCTGCGGAGTTTTGAATTACCGCATGAATGGTCATCCAATGCCCTTGCTCAAGCCAATGCGTTTGGTGAGCACATCCCCGAAACGGCTATTGACGGGCGCCTTGATTTACGTGACATGCCACTGGTAACGATTGATGGCGCTGATGCCCGTGACTTTGATGATGCGGTTTACGCAGAAGCATTGGAAAATGGCCGCTGGAAGCTCTGGGTTGCGATAGCCGACGTTGCTTACTATGTGCGTCCTGATGATGCATTGGACAATACTGCCCAGGAACGTGCGACATCGGTCTACTTTCCGAGCCAGGTTATCCCGATGTTACCGGAAGCCTTATCAAATGGACTGTGCTCACTGAATCCAGCTGTTGACCGCTTATGCATGGCATGTGAAATGACGCTTAATGCAAATGGAGAACTGGAGTCGTATCAATTTCATGAAGCGGTGATGAACTCCAAAGCCCGGCTGATTTACGAACAAGTCGCAGAAATAATCAGCACACCCGATTCACCGCTACGGGAGAAATTCGCGGATGTCTTGCCCGGTCTCGACACCATGTACCGGTTGTTTAAAGTCATGCTTGCCGCTCGTGAAGCTCGAGGTGCTATTGACTTTGAAATGACTGAGACCCAGTTTTTCTTTGATGCACACCGTAAAATTGAACGCATTGAACCCCGCCAGCGCAACGATGCACATCGGCTCATCGAAGAATTTATGATCTGCGCCAATGTCGCCGCTGCAAGCTGCCTGCTGAAAAACAAGCTGCCAGCACTCTACCGTATTCACGAAACACCCTCAGAAGAAAAGCGCGACGCCTTGCGTGAATTTTTGGCGGAACTCGGTTTATTTTTAGGTGGCGGTGACGATCCCAAACCAGCGCATTACGCCTCATTATTAAAAACGGCCAGCAAAAGACCAGACAGTCACCTGCTGCAAACGGTCATGTTGCGCAGTATGAAACAAGCCGTGTACAGCCCGGAAAATATAGGCCACTTCGGTCTGGGGCTGGACGCCTACGCGCATTTCACCTCGCCCATTCGTCGGTATCCGGATCTTTTAGTACACCGGGCGCTGAAACACATTATTCATAAACAGAAAAAAGCGGCTTGGACTTATTCAGAAGAAGACATGGTACAACTTGGCGAACATTGCTCCATGGCCAGCCGCCGAGCCGATGAAGCCACCCGTGATGTCAGTGACTGGCTCAAATGTGAATACATGCAGGAACGCGTTGGCGAAGTCCATGATGGCGTAATCAGTGGTGTTACTGGCTTTGGTCTATTTGTCGAACTGAGTGATATTTACATCGAAGGTTTGATTCACGTGACCGCATTGAAAAACGACTATTACCAGTTTGATCCCATCGGGCACAGACTGCTCGGCGAACGCACACGAAAAGTCTATCGGCTGGGCGATAATCTCCGCGTCAAAGTCGTTAGAGTCGATCTCGATGAGCGAAAAATAGATCTGGAACTCGCCTGA
- a CDS encoding HDOD domain-containing protein — MSQLILEQQLRDQAVEEIEIQIRENTLELPPAPNLLTRLSVYTTDGDSHISDIAAVLDSEPTVRERLINIANSPTLGARTNVTSVQGALTRLGLSRVQALATSIVLNDYLQRPPSAILTSHYNQMRLRSTKVAAISYVIAAKYSRVEAEKALLAGLIHNIGNVPLLKALSLLDAVKEKPTRFNPLRDRIIPPYYAEIGYQLLLYWQLEASLISATRTHQHLDHNQSSQIDADDVVIIAYHLSQRLDLTDVENVPFALVNSAAFQKIWPDWQTASTDLENYSEEIQQIQNDIGR, encoded by the coding sequence ATGTCCCAATTGATTTTAGAACAACAATTGCGCGATCAAGCGGTCGAGGAAATTGAGATCCAAATCCGCGAAAACACACTCGAACTTCCGCCCGCACCAAATCTGCTGACACGACTTAGCGTCTATACAACCGATGGTGACAGCCACATCAGTGACATCGCGGCTGTGTTAGATTCTGAACCAACGGTTCGTGAGCGACTTATCAACATTGCCAACAGCCCGACACTTGGCGCGCGCACCAATGTGACGAGTGTTCAAGGCGCCCTAACCCGGCTTGGCTTGTCACGTGTTCAAGCATTAGCGACCAGCATCGTATTAAATGACTACTTGCAACGTCCGCCTTCAGCTATCCTGACCAGCCATTACAACCAAATGCGGCTTCGCAGCACAAAAGTCGCCGCCATCAGCTACGTCATTGCAGCAAAATATTCGCGTGTAGAAGCTGAAAAAGCGTTATTGGCCGGCTTAATCCATAACATTGGTAATGTGCCTTTACTGAAAGCCTTATCACTTCTTGATGCTGTCAAAGAAAAACCAACCCGATTTAACCCGTTACGCGATCGCATCATACCGCCTTATTATGCCGAAATTGGATATCAACTCCTCCTTTATTGGCAGCTTGAAGCCAGCCTGATATCAGCTACGCGTACGCATCAACACCTCGACCATAATCAGAGCAGTCAAATTGATGCTGACGATGTCGTCATTATTGCTTATCACCTCAGCCAAAGACTCGACTTAACGGATGTAGAAAACGTCCCATTTGCATTAGTAAACAGCGCGGCATTTCAAAAAATATGGCCGGATTGGCAAACCGCTAGCACAGATTTAGAGAATTACAGCGAAGAAATCCAACAAATTCAAAATGATATAGGTCGTTAA